Proteins co-encoded in one Deinococcus metalli genomic window:
- a CDS encoding ABC transporter permease, whose protein sequence is MSVPISPLQLLLATLLMLISVILSWRLRLGLERDIIMASLRMTVQLLLVGLILGWVFALEHPVPVIGIGLIMTVLAGHAAVSRSPRRYPGVYLDSFLAVFGSSFLLTGLTLSGILQIHPWFTAQYAVPILGMVLGNTLTGVSLSLDRFTSDVITHRGEIEGLLAMGASRAEAAHRAITAAVRTGMVPVLNSMAVMGLVSLPGMMTGQILAGAAPSTAVRYQIVIMFVLSASSALGSLAVTHLAFRSLFDHRDRLRTERLTDTVRRP, encoded by the coding sequence ATGAGCGTTCCGATCAGCCCGCTGCAGCTCCTCCTGGCAACGCTCCTGATGCTGATCAGCGTCATCCTGTCGTGGCGGCTGCGGCTGGGTCTGGAGCGCGATATCATCATGGCCAGCCTCCGCATGACCGTGCAGCTGCTGCTTGTCGGGCTGATCCTCGGTTGGGTGTTCGCCCTTGAGCACCCGGTCCCGGTCATCGGAATCGGGTTGATCATGACAGTGCTGGCTGGACACGCCGCCGTCAGCCGCTCCCCCAGGCGCTACCCAGGCGTGTACCTCGACAGCTTTCTGGCCGTGTTCGGAAGTTCATTCCTGCTGACGGGTCTGACGCTGTCCGGGATCCTCCAGATTCATCCGTGGTTCACGGCCCAGTACGCCGTGCCCATCCTCGGCATGGTGCTGGGCAACACCTTGACCGGCGTGTCCCTCTCCCTTGACCGTTTTACATCCGACGTCATCACGCACCGGGGCGAGATCGAAGGCCTGCTGGCCATGGGCGCGTCACGGGCAGAGGCCGCGCACCGCGCCATCACGGCGGCTGTCCGGACAGGCATGGTGCCCGTGCTCAACAGCATGGCCGTCATGGGACTGGTCAGCCTGCCGGGCATGATGACCGGACAAATCCTCGCAGGGGCGGCTCCCAGCACCGCCGTGCGCTACCAGATCGTGATCATGTTCGTCTTATCGGCCAGCTCAGCTCTCGGCAGTCTGGCAGTGACCCACCTGGCCTTCCGGTCCCTCTTCGATCATCGGGACCGACTCCGCACCGAACGCCTCACGGACACGGTCCGGCGGCCCTAG
- a CDS encoding ABC transporter ATP-binding protein, producing MLLSATDLRRTVADRVVWSGVELTVNPGDRVAVTGPSGSGKTLLLRTLAGLDPLETGEITLAGRPQAQWAMPAYRSQVMYLPQRPFVGTGTVLDELKRPFQFKVHAARRFEQDAAARWLTALHRPDLLQLNASTLSGGEGQVLALVRALLLNPALLLLDEATASLDPETTHAAEALLAQWLIDGPERAVIWVTHDPVQRARVATRLLPVVPG from the coding sequence GTGCTGCTGAGCGCCACTGATCTGCGGCGAACCGTCGCTGATCGCGTCGTCTGGTCAGGCGTGGAGCTCACCGTCAACCCGGGCGACCGGGTCGCGGTCACTGGACCTTCCGGGAGCGGGAAGACCCTGCTGCTGCGGACCCTGGCCGGTCTCGACCCGCTGGAGACGGGCGAGATCACGCTGGCCGGACGGCCGCAGGCGCAGTGGGCGATGCCAGCATACCGGTCACAGGTGATGTACCTTCCCCAACGCCCATTCGTCGGCACGGGAACAGTGCTGGATGAACTGAAGCGGCCCTTCCAGTTCAAGGTTCACGCTGCGCGGCGCTTTGAACAGGACGCTGCGGCGCGCTGGCTGACTGCGTTACACCGACCCGACCTCCTGCAGCTGAATGCCTCCACCCTCTCGGGTGGGGAGGGGCAGGTGCTTGCCCTCGTCCGGGCGCTGCTCCTCAACCCGGCGCTGCTGTTGCTGGACGAAGCCACCGCGTCGCTCGATCCCGAAACCACCCACGCTGCCGAAGCGCTCCTGGCACAGTGGCTCATTGACGGGCCGGAACGGGCAGTGATCTGGGTGACCCACGATCCCGTCCAGCGGGCACGGGTGGCGACCCGTTTGCTGCCGGTGGTGCCAGGATGA
- a CDS encoding DUF190 domain-containing protein, whose product MTATLAVLRIYLLVGDRMEGRPASETILEVARTLNALRASSRPGIAGFGRHGVVVDLLLLEVKPDRMPVTVQVLAPLTTLQALLSNLQARGLPDREVVLERPVEVSSATP is encoded by the coding sequence GTGACGGCGACGTTGGCCGTGCTGCGTATCTATCTTCTCGTCGGCGACCGGATGGAGGGCCGGCCAGCCTCTGAGACGATTCTCGAGGTGGCCCGCACACTGAATGCGTTGCGGGCCAGCTCGCGTCCGGGGATCGCCGGCTTCGGACGCCATGGCGTGGTGGTGGATCTGCTGCTGCTGGAGGTCAAACCGGACCGGATGCCCGTGACCGTTCAGGTGCTGGCGCCGCTGACCACCCTGCAGGCGCTATTGAGCAACCTGCAGGCACGTGGTCTACCTGACCGTGAGGTGGTGCTTGAGCGGCCAGTCGAGGTGTCCTCAGCCACACCCTGA
- a CDS encoding DUF190 domain-containing protein, whose translation MTWLDAVLLKVYLGATDHIHGESASDWLLQRAKAAGLRGATVTQGSLGFGPDGVLRRAALFHFAQNLPVIVELVDEAAAIDSFLSGVTPELPASTLITTQHVQTLQRTP comes from the coding sequence ATGACCTGGCTGGACGCAGTGCTGCTCAAGGTCTATCTTGGCGCCACCGATCATATTCACGGCGAAAGCGCCTCTGACTGGCTGCTTCAGCGCGCGAAAGCGGCGGGGCTGCGCGGAGCCACGGTCACCCAGGGCAGCCTCGGCTTCGGCCCTGACGGCGTTCTGCGCCGGGCCGCGCTGTTCCACTTCGCCCAGAACCTGCCGGTCATTGTTGAACTGGTTGACGAGGCCGCCGCCATCGACTCTTTCCTGAGTGGGGTCACGCCGGAGCTCCCCGCGTCCACGCTGATCACCACGCAACATGTACAAACGCTTCAGAGAACGCCGTGA
- the crcB gene encoding fluoride efflux transporter CrcB codes for MPIWIGIALGGALGALARYALNTLVQSRLAQGSWAAFPLGTLLINVVGSFLLGLTIALNARGLISPELRLAFGTGFVGAFTTFSTFEWESDLLLRSGEGVRSALYIFGNLLMGYAAVLFGRWIAGRIGGLG; via the coding sequence ATGCCAATCTGGATTGGAATTGCACTCGGCGGCGCACTCGGCGCCCTGGCCCGCTACGCACTCAATACCCTGGTGCAAAGCCGACTTGCCCAGGGAAGCTGGGCAGCCTTCCCGCTCGGCACACTGCTGATCAACGTCGTCGGTAGTTTCTTACTGGGTCTGACCATCGCGCTGAATGCCCGAGGGCTGATCAGTCCGGAGCTGCGGCTGGCGTTCGGTACGGGTTTTGTCGGAGCATTCACGACGTTCAGCACGTTCGAATGGGAAAGTGACCTGCTCTTGCGAAGCGGAGAGGGCGTTCGCAGCGCGCTGTACATCTTCGGGAATCTCCTCATGGGCTACGCCGCCGTGCTGTTTGGCCGCTGGATTGCGGGGCGGATCGGAGGCCTGGGATGA
- a CDS encoding PIG-L deacetylase family protein, which translates to MTRLSARHRPRLWIVLVVLGLLALAVWINSPVVGRLFDRSGERVAALPAAAPFRAGQRVLMLSPHPDDETLCCAGLLQQAQAAGAQVSIAWMTAGDGFEFDAALTERTLKPGPQNMRALGNTRVGEARRAAAVLGVPAQRTYMLGYPDGGLFRLFTTNFTQPYTAPRTRADAVYVTGALTPGAPFTGEALEADITRVLDRVQPDLVLAPAPQDFHTDHHTLSYIALQLMSRRGQADRLHFWVVHGGLEWPVPKGLHAELPLTVPPLATRLPWTRVDLTDEQREHKLEAVRAYRTQTQIEPRFMEAFVRANELLSPQPLPESGSGVAASGE; encoded by the coding sequence ATGACCCGACTGTCCGCTCGCCACCGCCCCCGCCTCTGGATCGTCCTCGTGGTGCTGGGCCTGCTGGCGCTGGCCGTGTGGATCAACTCGCCGGTCGTGGGCCGCCTCTTTGACCGCAGCGGCGAGCGGGTCGCCGCCCTGCCGGCCGCCGCGCCGTTCCGCGCCGGGCAGCGCGTGCTGATGCTCTCGCCCCACCCCGACGACGAGACGCTGTGCTGTGCGGGCCTGCTCCAGCAGGCCCAGGCCGCCGGCGCGCAGGTGTCCATCGCGTGGATGACGGCCGGCGACGGCTTCGAGTTCGACGCTGCCCTGACCGAGCGCACCCTGAAGCCCGGTCCGCAGAACATGCGCGCCCTGGGCAACACCCGCGTGGGCGAGGCCCGCCGGGCCGCCGCCGTACTGGGGGTGCCGGCGCAGCGCACCTACATGCTGGGCTACCCGGACGGCGGGCTGTTCCGGCTGTTCACCACCAACTTCACCCAGCCCTACACCGCGCCACGCACCCGCGCCGACGCGGTGTACGTGACGGGCGCCCTGACGCCCGGCGCGCCCTTTACCGGTGAGGCGCTGGAGGCCGATATCACGCGGGTGCTGGACAGGGTGCAGCCTGACTTGGTGTTGGCCCCCGCCCCGCAGGATTTCCACACCGATCACCACACCCTGTCGTACATCGCCCTGCAACTCATGAGCCGGCGCGGGCAGGCGGACCGGCTGCACTTCTGGGTGGTGCACGGCGGGCTGGAATGGCCGGTGCCCAAGGGCCTGCATGCCGAGCTGCCGCTGACGGTGCCGCCGCTGGCGACCCGGCTGCCGTGGACGCGGGTGGACCTGACAGACGAGCAGCGTGAGCACAAGCTGGAGGCGGTGCGGGCGTACCGCACCCAGACCCAGATCGAGCCGCGCTTCATGGAGGCCTTCGTGCGGGCCAACGAACTCCTCAGCCCCCAGCCGCTGCCCGAGTCCGGCTCGGGCGTGGCCGCCAGCGGGGAATAA
- a CDS encoding polysaccharide deacetylase family protein, which produces MRSLLLTTLLLVSTAGAQTGTAPVPKVQTPPANSGSVPGEVQPVAPGARQAEALPQLTLTPALPELERLDYRGNGFIEVAHGIVLLPSGEQGLARRRQVALDVASRALTARPELNEVDVSVYDRDSYGGFGGPLPLFTASVPRARLAEFQAYVQGQGTYDRAYEGGAPATTSPTVIARVREDALTFFGSSADRLRQRLTQSVSQSRGGERDGLLFRGPTDRRVAALTFDDAPHPLYEPLLLDLLRRADVRATLFVIGRNAVAYPYFVRDMVEQGHEVGNHTYHHVRLPGLSPAQVQAELAQANAAISAVTGQAVRYFRPPGGDYSSLTLQVARQEGLTTTFWTDDPGDFDNPGDAVIESRLVSHLRPGGIVLLHDNAPEAIDVLREFLRVARERGVTLTTVSQMVAPR; this is translated from the coding sequence GTGCGATCCCTTCTGCTCACCACGCTCCTTCTCGTCTCCACTGCCGGTGCGCAGACAGGTACGGCGCCGGTGCCTAAGGTGCAGACGCCCCCAGCGAACAGCGGCAGTGTGCCGGGCGAAGTTCAGCCGGTGGCGCCCGGCGCACGCCAGGCAGAGGCGCTGCCGCAACTGACCCTGACGCCAGCGCTTCCCGAGCTTGAGCGGCTGGACTACCGGGGGAATGGATTCATTGAGGTCGCGCACGGCATCGTGCTCCTTCCGTCAGGCGAGCAGGGACTCGCCCGTCGCCGCCAAGTGGCGCTGGACGTGGCCAGCCGAGCCCTGACTGCCCGGCCTGAACTGAACGAAGTCGACGTGAGTGTGTATGACCGGGACTCGTATGGGGGTTTTGGTGGTCCGCTGCCGCTCTTCACTGCGTCTGTGCCGCGCGCACGACTGGCCGAGTTCCAGGCCTACGTGCAGGGTCAGGGTACGTACGACCGGGCGTATGAGGGCGGCGCGCCCGCCACCACGTCCCCAACGGTGATTGCACGGGTGCGCGAGGACGCCCTGACATTCTTCGGCAGTTCCGCCGACCGACTTCGCCAGCGCCTGACGCAAAGCGTGTCCCAGTCCCGCGGGGGCGAGCGCGACGGTCTGCTCTTCCGGGGGCCGACGGATCGGCGCGTGGCGGCACTGACCTTCGACGACGCGCCCCATCCCCTGTACGAGCCCCTGCTGCTGGACCTGCTGCGCCGTGCAGATGTGAGGGCGACCCTGTTCGTGATCGGGCGCAACGCGGTCGCGTACCCGTACTTCGTGCGCGATATGGTCGAGCAAGGCCATGAGGTCGGCAACCACACCTACCATCACGTTCGGTTGCCCGGGTTGAGTCCAGCGCAAGTCCAGGCTGAACTCGCGCAGGCCAACGCCGCCATCTCGGCTGTGACCGGGCAGGCCGTACGCTATTTCCGGCCGCCCGGGGGCGATTACTCATCCCTGACCCTTCAGGTGGCCCGTCAGGAGGGGCTGACCACGACCTTCTGGACAGATGATCCGGGAGACTTCGACAACCCGGGTGACGCCGTGATCGAGTCGCGCCTGGTGTCTCATCTCCGACCTGGCGGCATTGTGCTGCTCCACGACAATGCGCCTGAGGCCATCGACGTGCTGCGTGAGTTCCTGCGTGTGGCGCGGGAGCGTGGAGTCACTCTAACGACCGTGAGCCAGATGGTCGCGCCGCGCTGA
- a CDS encoding response regulator transcription factor, giving the protein MSPSSTARVMILARQTLLRQGLRRALSSAGFQVVADVADGPAGVRYAANLRPDVILLDPGGVAGPEPSLLGALLSAAPRSRVIALTDDLGAAPGRYQVCLPKTADLRALATLIRAVHRGDFSPAGPPAPLPPTCTAPALGEGDRALLTLLAGGLSNRQIAAQLHVSEKTVRNQLTRTFGRLRVHNRTQAAVYALRAGLVYP; this is encoded by the coding sequence ATGTCTCCTTCCTCTACAGCACGCGTGATGATCCTGGCCCGCCAGACCCTGCTGCGCCAGGGGTTGCGGCGCGCCCTGTCGTCTGCGGGCTTCCAGGTGGTCGCCGACGTGGCAGATGGCCCGGCAGGCGTGCGGTACGCGGCGAACCTGCGCCCTGACGTGATCCTGCTGGATCCTGGCGGCGTGGCCGGGCCGGAACCGTCCCTCTTGGGTGCCCTCCTGAGCGCCGCGCCGCGCAGCCGGGTCATCGCGCTCACGGACGATCTGGGAGCCGCGCCGGGGCGGTATCAAGTGTGCCTGCCCAAGACGGCCGACCTGCGGGCGCTCGCCACCTTGATCCGGGCTGTGCATCGGGGAGACTTCTCTCCGGCAGGTCCCCCGGCCCCTCTGCCGCCCACCTGTACCGCTCCCGCGCTGGGCGAGGGAGACCGCGCCCTGCTGACGCTGCTTGCCGGTGGCCTGAGCAACCGACAGATCGCCGCGCAACTGCACGTCTCGGAGAAGACGGTGCGTAATCAGCTCACCAGAACCTTTGGTCGCCTGCGCGTGCACAACCGTACGCAGGCGGCGGTCTATGCCCTGCGGGCAGGTCTGGTTTATCCGTAG
- a CDS encoding c-type cytochrome, whose protein sequence is MTASQNGQATTMPATTVAQYVDQRRGVIDQVARTPYTTDANYAIGTIPQDTPPLIPGQDVELVQTNCSVCHATTFISSQPPLPGSTWHDEVYKMKEKYGATFISDETAGKIIAYLSAHYTPETRITEPTQAAEQP, encoded by the coding sequence ATGACAGCGTCCCAGAATGGGCAGGCGACCACCATGCCAGCTACCACCGTTGCCCAGTACGTCGATCAGCGACGCGGCGTGATTGATCAAGTGGCCAGGACGCCTTACACCACCGATGCCAACTACGCCATTGGCACCATCCCGCAGGACACACCGCCGCTCATTCCCGGCCAGGACGTGGAACTGGTGCAGACGAACTGCAGCGTCTGCCACGCCACCACCTTCATTTCGTCTCAGCCGCCTCTGCCGGGGAGCACGTGGCACGACGAGGTGTACAAGATGAAGGAGAAGTACGGTGCGACCTTCATCAGCGACGAGACTGCCGGGAAGATCATCGCCTACCTGAGCGCCCACTACACACCGGAAACGCGCATAACAGAACCAACCCAGGCGGCGGAACAGCCATGA
- a CDS encoding molybdopterin-dependent oxidoreductase: protein MNDDTDLHPTLSRRSALALLGGAGATLALGRSALAQRSVPTSAAPIFSGPGPLSTWNGLGPLITLPQKVPLIRLVDRPPLYETPRAYFASAFTPTAAFFIRSNLSIFPASIDLSTWRLKLEGHVDRSVDFSLAQLLSEFEPVTVNAVMQCTGNSRARFQPRRPGGQWGNGAMGCATWTGVRLRDLLGKAGVKAGSVQVQFQGLDRGAGAPGSGGAEYKKSLNLDDPVLDRCVVAYAMNGQPLPLVNGFPVRLVVPGYFATYWLKTLSFIRLLTEKDSNFWMATAYLQPDNLRGTTTPQAVKDKTVTFRPVGSMPVRSFIVTPDETVKVPAGLPMTVSGLALSGRGAVTKVEVSTDDGKTWKEANLGEDHGEYAFRPWSFAWTPKNAGTYTLAVRATDASGATQTDDAIWNPSGYLWNTTERQTVTVGRAG, encoded by the coding sequence ATGAACGACGACACCGACCTACACCCTACGCTCTCGCGCCGCTCGGCCCTGGCCCTGCTGGGCGGAGCGGGGGCCACCCTCGCCCTGGGCCGCAGCGCCCTGGCCCAGCGCAGCGTACCCACCAGCGCTGCCCCGATCTTCAGCGGCCCCGGCCCCCTGAGCACCTGGAACGGCCTGGGGCCGTTGATCACCCTGCCGCAGAAGGTGCCGCTGATCCGACTGGTCGACCGGCCACCGCTCTACGAGACACCCCGCGCCTACTTCGCCAGCGCCTTCACGCCGACCGCCGCGTTCTTCATCCGTTCCAACCTCTCGATCTTCCCAGCCAGCATCGACCTGAGCACCTGGCGGCTAAAACTGGAGGGCCACGTGGATCGAAGCGTGGACTTCAGTCTGGCTCAGCTGCTGAGCGAGTTCGAGCCGGTCACCGTGAACGCCGTGATGCAGTGCACCGGGAACAGCCGCGCCCGGTTTCAGCCGCGCCGTCCCGGCGGACAGTGGGGGAATGGGGCGATGGGCTGCGCCACCTGGACGGGGGTGCGGCTGCGCGACCTGCTGGGGAAGGCCGGTGTGAAGGCGGGCAGCGTGCAGGTGCAGTTCCAGGGCCTGGATCGGGGGGCGGGCGCACCCGGCAGCGGCGGCGCGGAGTACAAGAAGAGCCTGAACCTGGACGACCCAGTGCTTGACCGGTGTGTTGTCGCGTATGCCATGAACGGTCAGCCCCTGCCCCTGGTCAACGGCTTCCCGGTGCGGCTGGTCGTGCCCGGGTACTTTGCCACCTACTGGCTGAAGACCTTGAGCTTCATTCGGCTGCTGACCGAGAAGGACAGCAACTTCTGGATGGCGACCGCTTACCTCCAGCCCGACAATCTCCGGGGGACAACCACGCCGCAGGCGGTCAAAGACAAGACGGTGACGTTCCGGCCCGTGGGCAGCATGCCGGTGCGGTCGTTCATCGTGACGCCCGATGAGACCGTGAAGGTGCCCGCTGGGCTGCCGATGACCGTGTCTGGCCTGGCATTGAGCGGGCGCGGCGCGGTGACGAAGGTCGAGGTGTCGACGGACGACGGCAAGACGTGGAAGGAAGCGAACCTGGGTGAAGACCACGGTGAATACGCGTTCCGGCCCTGGAGCTTCGCCTGGACGCCAAAAAACGCCGGAACCTACACCCTGGCGGTGCGGGCGACGGACGCCAGCGGTGCCACGCAGACGGACGACGCCATCTGGAATCCATCCGGGTACCTGTGGAACACCACCGAGCGCCAGACGGTCACCGTCGGCCGTGCCGGGTAA
- a CDS encoding TDT family transporter produces the protein MTITHPLNRLAAPTEAIRGFTPNWFTACMGTGILSLMLPKLPLPGTAAIGEVLWALNMALFALFTLLSLARIVMYPADSRATLHHPVQSMFLGAVPMGLATIVNGLITFGVPHWGLDAARLARDLWAFDALLSAAVGLLVPYLMFTRQDHALEKMTAVWLLPVVASEVAAASAGLIAPHLDVAGAGTLVYSGYVLFALSVPLALMIITILVLRLAQHNLPGAELGVSMFLPLGPLGTGALALLQLGEAAPRVLQAQGLSALAPVAVGVGLVGGVMLWGFGAWWLALATLTTLRFLKGGLPFNLGWWGLTFPLGVYTAATFGLAALTHLGFFTTLGHVLVVILAALWILVTARTTHGAWHGHLFQSPPLSKETGLPRP, from the coding sequence ATGACCATTACGCACCCGCTGAACCGGCTGGCGGCCCCCACGGAGGCCATCCGGGGCTTCACGCCCAACTGGTTTACCGCCTGTATGGGCACCGGCATCCTGTCACTGATGCTGCCCAAACTGCCCCTCCCAGGGACAGCAGCCATCGGCGAGGTGTTGTGGGCGCTGAATATGGCGCTGTTCGCGCTGTTCACCCTGCTCTCGCTGGCCCGCATCGTGATGTACCCGGCCGACAGCCGGGCCACACTCCACCACCCGGTGCAGAGCATGTTCCTGGGAGCCGTCCCGATGGGACTGGCCACCATCGTGAACGGCCTGATCACCTTCGGTGTGCCGCACTGGGGGCTGGACGCGGCGCGGCTGGCCCGCGACCTCTGGGCCTTCGACGCGCTGCTCTCGGCCGCCGTCGGCCTGCTGGTGCCCTACCTGATGTTCACCCGTCAGGATCACGCGCTGGAGAAGATGACGGCGGTGTGGCTGCTTCCCGTGGTGGCCTCGGAGGTGGCGGCTGCCAGCGCCGGACTGATCGCGCCGCACCTGGATGTCGCGGGCGCTGGAACGCTCGTGTACTCCGGCTACGTGCTGTTTGCCCTCTCGGTCCCGCTGGCCCTGATGATCATCACGATCCTCGTGCTGCGCCTCGCGCAACACAACCTCCCGGGCGCCGAGCTGGGCGTGAGCATGTTCCTGCCGCTGGGGCCGCTGGGCACGGGCGCACTGGCGCTGCTGCAACTCGGGGAGGCCGCTCCACGTGTGCTCCAGGCCCAGGGGCTGAGCGCGCTGGCCCCGGTTGCCGTGGGCGTGGGCCTGGTCGGCGGCGTGATGCTCTGGGGGTTCGGGGCGTGGTGGCTCGCCCTGGCGACCCTGACCACCCTGCGGTTCCTCAAGGGCGGCCTACCCTTCAACCTGGGCTGGTGGGGCCTGACCTTCCCGCTCGGTGTGTACACGGCCGCCACCTTCGGGCTCGCTGCCCTGACCCACCTGGGCTTCTTCACCACCTTGGGACACGTGCTGGTCGTCATCCTGGCGGCTCTCTGGATCCTGGTCACGGCCCGCACGACTCACGGCGCATGGCACGGTCACCTGTTCCAGAGCCCACCCCTGTCGAAGGAAACCGGCCTGCCCCGTCCTTGA
- a CDS encoding LysR substrate-binding domain-containing protein, producing the protein MSLNPEHLLTFVQVVRHGSLSGAAETLNLTQPAVSSQMKLLTHAVGEPLFTRHRSGVTLNTAGEGLLPHALALTRALDGAQGYVRDLRGLASGTLSVAASSTIAAAIVPAVLALFHAQYPAVAIQVRQGNTSEVMTALHGGQVELALIEGSPGPLGPDLQAEVFAEDHLVLVTSPDHPLARAGSDLTALPLVWRERGSGTREVAELALARAGLSTITLLELPGTEAVKEAVIGGLGMAFLSDLRVRRELRAGILTQVPVQLPGLRRPLTQVTPPPEQQSRAARAFLHLLQHTAQNATDAGPGGT; encoded by the coding sequence ATGTCCCTGAACCCCGAGCATCTCCTCACGTTCGTTCAGGTGGTACGGCACGGCAGCTTGAGCGGGGCGGCAGAGACCCTGAACCTGACGCAACCCGCGGTGTCCAGCCAGATGAAGCTGCTCACGCACGCGGTTGGAGAGCCGCTGTTCACCCGACACCGCTCTGGCGTGACCCTGAACACAGCGGGGGAAGGCCTGCTTCCCCATGCGCTGGCGCTCACCCGCGCGCTGGACGGTGCCCAGGGCTACGTGCGTGATCTACGCGGTCTGGCGTCTGGCACACTCAGCGTGGCCGCGAGCAGCACCATCGCGGCAGCCATCGTGCCGGCCGTACTCGCCCTCTTTCACGCGCAGTACCCGGCAGTGGCCATTCAGGTGCGCCAGGGCAACACCAGCGAGGTCATGACCGCACTGCACGGTGGTCAGGTCGAGCTCGCACTGATCGAGGGCTCGCCAGGCCCCCTCGGCCCTGATCTGCAGGCCGAGGTCTTCGCTGAGGATCACCTGGTGCTGGTCACGTCTCCAGACCATCCACTGGCGCGTGCTGGAAGCGACCTGACGGCCCTGCCACTGGTGTGGCGGGAACGCGGATCCGGCACGCGGGAGGTGGCCGAACTCGCGCTGGCCCGGGCCGGTCTGTCAACGATCACGCTCCTGGAACTCCCCGGCACGGAGGCCGTCAAGGAAGCGGTGATCGGTGGCCTGGGAATGGCCTTCCTGTCTGATCTGCGGGTGCGGCGTGAACTGCGAGCAGGGATTCTCACGCAGGTGCCCGTGCAGCTCCCCGGACTGCGCCGGCCGCTGACGCAGGTCACACCCCCGCCAGAGCAGCAGTCCCGCGCCGCTCGGGCGTTCCTGCACCTGTTGCAGCACACCGCGCAGAACGCCACGGATGCTGGGCCAGGCGGAACCTGA